A region from the Lolium perenne isolate Kyuss_39 chromosome 4, Kyuss_2.0, whole genome shotgun sequence genome encodes:
- the LOC127296391 gene encoding uncharacterized protein translates to MELITYIAMCLSFTFLLPSYATAMAPTGIVEREIKQQILASIPPHWEENPVLFLTSPSGKYAAYFLRSQTAPGAGGLGADFCYVEILDTTGAEGQSVWESECLAISTVNTCALVFSWKGLEVFDGSNSVWHTHDTESVDNNFLRTLQLVDEGDMRILDKGGEMAWKASDEPRAGQHCGLPGSPGLAPAMPPFADPIGQGSGKLPFGQEGGNGNSYGAYNGAAQAELPLAPLPQAAGLSGEQGVESVGEPLVDNSPYDSGATGDRCSLLGIGVVLGLNVAIAIAMGLGL, encoded by the coding sequence ATGGAGCTAATCACCTACATTGCCATGTGCCTCTCGTTCACCTTTCTCCTCCCATCCTACGCCACAGCGATGGCGCCAACCGGCATCGTAGAGCGGGAAATCAAGCAGCAGATTCTGGCGAGCATCCCACCGCACTGGGAGGAGAACCCTGTGCTGTTCCTGACGTCACCGTCCGGCAAGTACGCGGCGTACTTCTTGCGCAGCCAGACCGCACCGGGCGCTGGCGGACTCGGAGCTGACTTCTGCTACGTGGAGATCCTCGACACCACGGGCGCAGAGGGGCAGAGCGTGTGGGAGTCGGAGTGCCTGGCGATCAGCACCGTGAACACCTGCGCGCTCGTGTTCTCGTGGAAAGGGCTGGAGGTGTTCGACGGCAGCAACTCTGTGTGGCACACCCATGACACGGAGTCAGTTGACAACAACTTCCTCAGAACCCTCCAGCTTGTGGACGAGGGTGACATGCGCATCCTCGACAAGGGTGGTGAGATGGCCTGGAAGGCCAGCGACGAGCCACGCGCGGGTCAACACTGTGGATTGCCCGGCTCACCTGGCCTGGCCCCGGCAATGCCGCCGTTCGCTGATCCAATCGGGCAGGGGAGCGGCAAGTTGCCCTTCGGACAGGAAGGAGGCAATGGCAACAGCTACGGCGCCTATAATGGAGCCGCACAGGCCGAGCTGCCCCTCGCGCCACTGCCACAAGCGGCAGGGCTCAGTGGAGAGCAAGGCGTGGAGAGCGTGGGAGAGCCACTGGTGGACAACAGCCCCTACGACAGCGGTGCAACAGGTGATCGATGCAGCTTGCTTGGGATTGGAGTGGTTTTGGGTCTGAACGTGGCAATTGCCATTGCCATGGGCCTCGGTCTCTGA
- the LOC127296392 gene encoding uncharacterized protein isoform X2, protein MPARCFRPPGRVGSDARWRPAQRLGYLLHVSRHSEHHTDWSAVRKPSAKDKLTNGKADSLQNQEYVLAYEDKDGGWMLVGDLQWDLFTCRKLKIMMDDTDFYPDDDKDLSRKHKFKTWRSKIDGTGSGLYGEADCNFI, encoded by the exons ATGCCGGCGAGGTGCTTCCGGCCACCAGGACGCGTCGGCAGCGACGCGAGATGGCGTCCAGCGCAACGCCTGGGCTACCTCCTGCACGTCTCCCGCCACAGCGAACACCATACAG ATTGGAGCGCGGTGCGTAAACCATCAGCCAAGGACAAGCTTACCAATGGCAAGGCTGATTCCCTCCAAAACCAGGAGTATGTCCTTGCTTATGAAGACAAGGACGGCGGCTGGATGCTTGTTGGTGACCTTCAGTGGGA TTTGTTTACATGCCGGAAACTGAAAATCATGATGGATGACACCGATTTCTACCCTGATGATGACAAAGACCTGAGCCGCAAGCATAAGTTTAAGACTTGGCGTAGCAAGATCGACGGCACAGGTTCCGGTCTTTATGGCGAGGCTGATTGTAATTTCATATGA
- the LOC127296392 gene encoding uncharacterized protein isoform X1: MPARCFRPPGRVGSDARWRPAQRLGYLLHVSRHSEHHTDWSAVRKPSAKDKLTNGKADSLQNQEYVLAYEDKDGGWMLVGDLQWDPLQSFEAISHGCSLGYKHWIANLHFLICRLFTCRKLKIMMDDTDFYPDDDKDLSRKHKFKTWRSKIDGTGSGLYGEADCNFI; this comes from the exons ATGCCGGCGAGGTGCTTCCGGCCACCAGGACGCGTCGGCAGCGACGCGAGATGGCGTCCAGCGCAACGCCTGGGCTACCTCCTGCACGTCTCCCGCCACAGCGAACACCATACAG ATTGGAGCGCGGTGCGTAAACCATCAGCCAAGGACAAGCTTACCAATGGCAAGGCTGATTCCCTCCAAAACCAGGAGTATGTCCTTGCTTATGAAGACAAGGACGGCGGCTGGATGCTTGTTGGTGACCTTCAGTGGGA CCCCTTGCAATCATTTGAGGCAATCTCACATGGATGTTCACTAGGCTACAAGCACTGGATAGCAAACTTACATTTCCTCATATGCCG TTTGTTTACATGCCGGAAACTGAAAATCATGATGGATGACACCGATTTCTACCCTGATGATGACAAAGACCTGAGCCGCAAGCATAAGTTTAAGACTTGGCGTAGCAAGATCGACGGCACAGGTTCCGGTCTTTATGGCGAGGCTGATTGTAATTTCATATGA